The following proteins are co-located in the Sphingorhabdus lutea genome:
- the hemB gene encoding porphobilinogen synthase: MNNNISFPATRLRRSRMNNWSRNMVRETALSPSDLIWPLFIIEGENQREDIGSLPGVSRMSVDLILKSAAEAIDLGINCLALFPNTPPHLRDENGSEASNPDNLMCRATHAIKDKFGNKIGVLTDVALDPYTSHGQDGIIDKDGQILNDETASALVDQAINQANAGADIIAPSDMMDGRIGAIRRALEMNNHPNVQIMSYAAKYASAFYGPFRDAVGSGGLLKGDKKSYQMDPANSDEAMREVALDISEGADYVMVKPALSYLDIIYRVKSEFAVPVFAYQVSGEFAMVEAAAKAGMGDRDAMMMENLLSIKRAGANGILTYFAPQAAKILGK; this comes from the coding sequence ATGAATAATAATATTTCTTTTCCCGCCACGCGCCTGCGCCGTTCCCGCATGAATAATTGGTCACGTAATATGGTGCGTGAAACCGCTTTGTCCCCGTCTGACCTTATCTGGCCATTATTTATTATTGAGGGCGAAAATCAACGCGAGGATATAGGCAGCCTTCCTGGTGTGTCGCGCATGTCGGTGGATTTAATTTTGAAAAGCGCGGCAGAGGCGATTGATTTGGGTATAAATTGCCTTGCCCTATTTCCTAACACGCCGCCCCATTTGCGTGATGAAAATGGCAGCGAGGCATCAAATCCGGATAATTTAATGTGCCGCGCCACCCACGCGATAAAGGATAAATTTGGCAATAAAATTGGTGTTTTAACCGATGTTGCTCTTGATCCCTATACCAGCCATGGGCAGGACGGAATTATTGATAAGGACGGCCAAATATTAAATGATGAAACCGCCTCTGCCTTGGTTGATCAGGCTATCAATCAGGCAAATGCAGGCGCAGACATTATCGCGCCCAGCGACATGATGGACGGCCGCATTGGCGCCATTCGCCGCGCATTGGAAATGAACAATCATCCCAATGTGCAAATAATGAGCTATGCTGCAAAATATGCCAGCGCCTTTTACGGGCCATTTCGCGATGCGGTGGGGTCTGGCGGATTGTTAAAGGGCGATAAAAAATCATATCAAATGGACCCCGCCAATAGTGATGAGGCTATGCGCGAGGTGGCATTGGATATTTCCGAAGGCGCGGATTATGTGATGGTGAAACCGGCATTAAGTTATTTGGACATTATATACCGCGTCAAAAGCGAATTTGCCGTGCCAGTTTTCGCATATCAAGTATCGGGTGAATTTGCGATGGTGGAGGCCGCAGCAAAGGCAGGCATGGGCGATAGGGACGCGATGATGATGGAAAATTTATTGTCGATAAAACGCGCGGGTGCCAATGGTATTTTGACATATTTTGCACCGCAAGCCGCCAAAATATTGGGCAAATAA
- a CDS encoding GNAT family N-acetyltransferase yields the protein MSDIILETKRTILRTQKSGDIDAFMLHLNIEPVMQFLGGVQERHQVEALFARMAACQAQFGHSFYIVQDKDDGQVLGFCGLKRVNSAGTNLTNNFEIGWRLRREIWGNGIGFETAHAVMQHGFSRLRAPHIVALTIKENLASIALMRKLGMARAAHLDFNDPEMPFGLNNPIIVHEIKAEEFAK from the coding sequence ATGAGCGATATTATCCTTGAAACAAAGCGCACCATATTGCGCACCCAAAAATCGGGCGATATTGACGCGTTCATGCTGCATTTGAATATTGAACCGGTCATGCAATTTTTGGGCGGGGTTCAAGAACGCCATCAGGTGGAGGCATTATTTGCCCGTATGGCGGCATGTCAGGCCCAATTTGGCCATAGTTTTTACATTGTTCAAGATAAGGATGATGGACAGGTTTTGGGTTTTTGCGGGTTAAAAAGGGTGAATAGTGCGGGCACAAATTTAACCAATAATTTTGAAATTGGCTGGCGTTTGCGCCGCGAAATTTGGGGAAATGGCATTGGATTTGAAACCGCCCATGCGGTCATGCAACATGGATTTTCCCGCCTGCGCGCGCCCCATATTGTCGCCTTAACAATAAAGGAAAATTTGGCATCAATTGCCCTGATGCGCAAATTGGGCATGGCCCGCGCCGCGCATTTGGATTTTAATGATCCCGAAATGCCATTTGGATTGAATAATCCGATCATTGTTCATGAAATAAAGGCAGAAGAATTTGCAAAATAG
- a CDS encoding c-type cytochrome, with protein MDNRSNTIAGWVLGGGIVALGLYIASSTYFHAGEIEEGKAGYSIEGLESGGEGGGESAVPLATLLASGDIAKGETIFKKCASCHTATQGGAHGIGPNLWGTMGKPHAGHAGFDYSPALKAVQGPWSFEEMDKWLTSPKKYADGTKMSFAGLGKPQERADLILYLNSLGSNLPLPAAPAAGEAAPAEGDAAAAPAEGEAAPAAK; from the coding sequence ATGGATAATCGCAGCAACACAATTGCAGGCTGGGTTTTGGGCGGCGGTATTGTCGCTTTGGGCCTATATATAGCCAGCAGCACCTATTTTCATGCGGGTGAGATAGAGGAAGGCAAGGCAGGATATTCGATAGAGGGCCTTGAAAGCGGCGGCGAAGGCGGCGGCGAATCTGCTGTGCCTTTGGCGACTTTATTGGCCAGTGGCGATATCGCAAAGGGTGAAACTATTTTCAAGAAATGCGCGTCATGCCACACTGCGACACAGGGCGGCGCGCACGGTATTGGGCCAAATTTATGGGGCACAATGGGTAAACCACATGCCGGACATGCTGGATTTGATTATTCCCCCGCGTTGAAAGCTGTTCAAGGACCATGGTCATTTGAAGAAATGGACAAATGGCTGACCAGCCCGAAAAAATATGCTGATGGCACGAAAATGAGCTTTGCCGGTTTGGGTAAGCCGCAGGAACGCGCCGATTTGATTCTATATCTAAACAGCCTTGGCTCTAATCTGCCTTTACCTGCTGCGCCAGCCGCCGGTGAAGCCGCACCTGCAGAGGGTGATGCTGCTGCTGCACCTGCTGAGGGCGAGGCAGCACCAGCTGCAAAATAA
- a CDS encoding M23 family metallopeptidase encodes MKSISSSYDNIAINGMDDQCANAGDADMAHDVNIAPIPDNETQETGPQNSKFTSFINNIRNFTADDLAVDLADNIGSGKWFRGLATLSGFLALCIALTPDFGPIYGAQAAQLNEDEFDQLRTQMIVPIAYGSDSGIKMASRDNVRALSSSPERPTITLSATMGRGDSFARVLQRAGVSAQDIGAVSNLVSSAVALGDIPSGTALQIMLGRRTSKNSPRPLETLSFRARFDLNLSVARTNGALSLSRDSILVDNTPLRIRGTVGNSLFRSARAAGAPADAVQKFLRVIDAQMSVDSIRSGDEFDIIIDYKRAETGEVEVGDLLYAGIDRGGRPKVQMLKWQSGSSTQWFEASGVGESRGEFGRPVNGRISSGYGMRRHPILGYRRMHAGIDFAAPHGTPIYAVTSGTVRYSGRKGGNGNYVQIDHGSGLATGYSHLSRIAARSGQNVRRGQIIGYVGSTGLSTGAHLHYTLYKNGRTVNPMSVKFTTKAQLSGAELARFRGKLNALKSVSPGAALSPLKARKTEADANLREIDRVSAVTPAQHLGRTTTKAQFNI; translated from the coding sequence ATGAAATCAATTTCGTCATCATATGATAATATCGCCATAAATGGCATGGATGATCAGTGCGCAAATGCCGGTGATGCGGATATGGCCCATGACGTAAATATTGCCCCTATTCCAGACAATGAAACACAGGAAACAGGCCCGCAAAATTCAAAATTTACATCATTTATCAATAATATTCGTAACTTTACCGCCGATGATTTGGCGGTTGATTTGGCCGATAATATTGGGTCGGGCAAATGGTTTCGCGGGCTTGCCACCCTGTCCGGATTTTTGGCGCTATGCATCGCATTAACCCCCGATTTTGGCCCAATTTATGGGGCGCAGGCCGCACAACTAAATGAAGATGAATTTGACCAATTGCGCACGCAAATGATTGTGCCGATCGCCTATGGCAGCGATAGCGGCATTAAAATGGCATCGCGTGATAATGTGCGCGCTCTTTCATCCAGCCCCGAACGGCCCACCATTACATTATCCGCCACCATGGGCAGAGGGGACAGCTTTGCCCGTGTTTTACAACGCGCCGGGGTCAGCGCACAAGATATAGGCGCGGTCAGCAATTTGGTTTCTTCTGCCGTGGCATTGGGTGATATTCCATCGGGCACGGCGCTGCAAATCATGTTGGGCCGCCGGACCAGCAAAAATTCACCCCGCCCGCTTGAAACATTGTCATTTCGCGCAAGATTTGATTTAAATTTATCAGTCGCGCGCACCAATGGCGCATTATCGCTTAGCCGCGATAGCATTTTGGTGGATAATACCCCGCTGCGTATCCGTGGCACAGTGGGCAACAGCCTGTTCCGATCGGCCCGTGCGGCGGGCGCACCGGCGGATGCGGTGCAAAAATTCCTGCGGGTGATTGACGCGCAAATGTCGGTTGATAGCATTCGTTCTGGCGATGAATTTGACATCATTATTGATTATAAACGTGCCGAAACCGGCGAGGTTGAGGTTGGCGATTTATTATATGCGGGCATTGATCGCGGTGGCCGGCCCAAGGTGCAAATGTTAAAATGGCAAAGCGGGTCAAGCACCCAATGGTTTGAGGCATCGGGCGTGGGCGAAAGCAGAGGCGAATTTGGCCGTCCGGTCAATGGCCGTATTTCATCGGGATATGGTATGCGCCGCCACCCCATTTTGGGATATCGCCGAATGCATGCAGGTATTGATTTTGCCGCGCCCCATGGCACCCCCATTTATGCTGTGACCAGCGGAACAGTGCGTTATTCGGGACGCAAGGGCGGCAATGGCAATTATGTGCAAATTGACCATGGCAGCGGCCTTGCCACCGGATATTCGCATTTAAGCCGGATTGCCGCACGCAGCGGGCAAAATGTGCGGCGCGGCCAAATTATCGGCTATGTCGGATCAACCGGATTATCAACCGGCGCGCATTTACATTATACATTATATAAAAATGGCCGAACGGTGAACCCCATGTCGGTTAAATTCACGACCAAGGCACAATTATCCGGCGCAGAATTGGCACGTTTTCGCGGCAAATTAAATGCATTAAAATCGGTCAGCCCCGGCGCCGCTTTGTCACCGTTAAAGGCGCGTAAAACCGAAGCTGATGCAAATTTGCGCGAAATTGACCGTGTTTCTGCCGTTACGCCCGCCCAGCATTTGGGCCGAACAACCACCAAGGCACAGTTTAATATTTAA
- a CDS encoding phosphoserine transaminase, translating into MSIVEKPQLRPARPYFSSGPCAKPPTWEANKLQTDSLGRSHRAKIGKSRLQLAIDLMRDVLQVPNTHRIGIVPGSDTGAVEMAMWSMLGARGVTMLAWESFGEGWVTDANKQLKLNANVMNAPYGEIPDLSQVNFDDDVVFTWNGTTSGARVPNGDWIADNRKGLTFNDATSAVFAYDMPWDKLDVTTFSWQKVLGGEGAHGVIILGPRAVERLESYTPAWPLPKIFRLMSKGALAEGIFKGETINTPSMLAVEDVIFALEWGKSVGGLSGMMARSNANAAALNKIVEERSWLGHLAADPATRSTTSVCLTVEGADADFIKKMAGLLEAENAAYDIAGYRDAPAGLRIWCGATVDSADIEALGPWLDWAYHSVKAG; encoded by the coding sequence ATGAGTATAGTTGAGAAGCCACAGCTGCGTCCTGCGCGGCCATATTTTTCCTCTGGTCCGTGCGCGAAGCCGCCGACATGGGAAGCGAATAAATTACAAACAGATTCTTTGGGCCGTTCGCACCGCGCGAAAATTGGCAAGTCGCGTTTGCAGCTTGCCATTGATTTAATGCGCGATGTTTTGCAAGTGCCCAACACCCACCGCATTGGCATTGTCCCGGGCAGTGATACTGGCGCGGTTGAAATGGCCATGTGGTCCATGCTGGGCGCGCGCGGCGTGACCATGCTTGCCTGGGAAAGCTTTGGTGAAGGTTGGGTCACCGATGCGAATAAACAATTAAAATTAAACGCAAATGTCATGAATGCGCCCTATGGTGAAATTCCTGATTTGTCCCAAGTAAATTTTGACGATGATGTTGTGTTCACATGGAATGGCACCACATCGGGCGCACGCGTTCCCAATGGTGACTGGATTGCCGATAATCGCAAGGGTTTAACCTTTAACGATGCGACCAGTGCGGTTTTTGCCTATGACATGCCATGGGATAAATTGGATGTTACGACATTTAGCTGGCAAAAGGTGCTGGGCGGGGAGGGCGCACATGGCGTGATTATCCTTGGCCCGCGTGCTGTGGAACGGCTTGAAAGCTATACGCCCGCATGGCCTTTGCCCAAAATTTTCCGTTTAATGTCGAAAGGCGCATTGGCTGAGGGTATTTTTAAGGGCGAAACCATCAATACACCGTCCATGTTGGCGGTGGAAGATGTAATTTTCGCGCTTGAGTGGGGCAAATCGGTTGGCGGATTATCAGGCATGATGGCACGCAGCAATGCCAATGCCGCCGCCTTAAACAAAATTGTCGAAGAACGCAGCTGGCTTGGCCATTTGGCGGCCGACCCCGCCACCCGTTCGACCACATCGGTATGTTTAACGGTGGAGGGCGCGGATGCGGACTTCATCAAAAAAATGGCCGGTTTGTTGGAGGCGGAAAATGCCGCCTATGACATTGCGGGATATCGTGATGCGCCCGCTGGCCTTCGCATTTGGTGCGGCGCAACGGTTGACAGCGCGGATATAGAAGCGCTTGGCCCATGGCTTGATTGGGCATATCACAGCGTAAAAGCCGGATAA
- a CDS encoding LOG family protein — protein sequence MNENELKKRHFYRAKEEAKFADNSEISTPQTSDPAYRLAFQDKDFLLREELRPVRFQLELLKPEMLLEEAGIESTLVIYGSARIPEPAKADALMDAATDDRSREIAGRLKEKSKFYDEARKLARIASECGIVEPDGKRHFVVCSGGGPSIMEAANRGAQDVGKESIGLNIVLPHEQAPNIYVTPSLSFQFHYFALRKMHFLIRARAVAAFPGGFGTFDELFELITLIQTGKIEPLPIVLFGKDFWNRVINFEELMLEGTISPSDLDLFHIVDDAEEGWDIIRKFYDLPCG from the coding sequence ATGAATGAAAATGAATTGAAAAAACGGCACTTTTACCGTGCCAAAGAAGAAGCAAAATTCGCAGATAATAGCGAAATTAGCACCCCACAAACCAGCGACCCTGCATATCGGCTTGCCTTTCAGGATAAGGATTTTCTCCTGCGTGAGGAATTGCGCCCTGTGCGGTTTCAATTGGAATTATTGAAACCCGAAATGCTGTTGGAGGAAGCGGGAATCGAATCAACATTGGTTATTTATGGTTCGGCACGAATCCCCGAACCGGCAAAGGCCGATGCGTTAATGGATGCCGCCACCGATGATCGCAGCCGCGAAATCGCCGGCCGGTTAAAGGAAAAATCCAAATTTTATGATGAGGCGCGCAAACTTGCCCGAATCGCCAGTGAATGCGGCATAGTTGAGCCCGATGGCAAACGCCATTTTGTGGTATGTTCGGGCGGCGGCCCATCAATTATGGAAGCGGCCAATCGCGGCGCACAGGATGTGGGCAAGGAATCCATCGGATTAAATATTGTTCTGCCCCATGAACAAGCACCGAATATATATGTCACCCCATCCTTATCATTCCAATTTCATTATTTCGCCCTGCGCAAAATGCATTTTTTAATTCGCGCCCGCGCGGTCGCCGCCTTTCCCGGCGGGTTTGGCACTTTTGACGAATTATTTGAACTTATCACCCTTATCCAAACGGGAAAAATTGAACCCCTGCCCATCGTCCTATTTGGCAAAGATTTTTGGAACAGAGTGATAAATTTTGAAGAATTGATGCTGGAGGGAACAATCAGCCCATCTGATTTGGACCTGTTCCATATTGTTGATGATGCAGAGGAAGGATGGGACATTATCCGCAAATTTTACGATTTGCCCTGCGGATAA
- a CDS encoding fused MFS/spermidine synthase: MQNSPAINDKLIDNFHHLYSGRGLITAIIFLGSFLLFMVQPMVARIALPELGGSSSVWNSAMLVYQCLLLAGYGYAHFLSSKLGRRQYIIHPIIMCIAFALWLPFALYVPHFAVDFSPFWRVPIMFIFSIGPPFFIIAAQAPLMQIWFSRTAPLANPYPLYAASNLGSFFGLLSYPFLIEPFFALSTQKNIWAIGGCLLLLLVCVLAWRTYLHDKISDNKNNAPDRPLKVTEENSPNIITWKKRLLWLALSAIPSAFMLSTTTHISTDIIAMPMLWVLPLALYLLSFTIAFSDRQAMANIIAILAPWMILAAGAIIFYLDSRANYYSLLFSPLLLLILATALHQRLYTLRPDASSLTIFYLWMAAGGALGGIFAALIAPLIFDWTWEHPLLLICGAILLRPMLIFGLPRHDNGAVESSQIVTIIFSFVALALALIFTRPFFGLNGQSQIFLMLVMWVIGIISFGSRPAFIISLAALMIASGADYMFDKSWHGQRVRSYFGIYTIDQSPSGNARWLTHGTTLHGTQLVNRPTLPTSYYNPKSGVGLALAAAPSLYTRPNIAVVGLGSGTLSCYKKPEQKWTFFEIDPVVAKIAQDKRIFSFLHRCAPDANIIIGDARISLGQISDGQYDILVIDAFSSDSIPIHLLTQEAFQLYRRVLRKNGMLIVHISNRYFNLEPVLAAEAQGKKWFTAKNDYSPTDLENSRDGYQSSTWVVMVKDERKLRELELAAQKLPNAASKTSNHNEQWILLNDRNKEAWRDDYSPVLKLLNVGNF; this comes from the coding sequence TTGCAAAATAGCCCAGCCATCAATGACAAATTGATCGATAATTTTCATCATCTATATTCGGGTCGCGGCTTAATTACCGCCATTATATTTTTGGGCAGTTTTTTATTATTCATGGTGCAACCCATGGTCGCGCGCATTGCCTTGCCCGAATTGGGCGGTTCTTCATCGGTATGGAACAGCGCGATGTTGGTGTATCAATGTTTACTATTGGCCGGATATGGCTATGCCCATTTTCTGTCGAGCAAATTGGGGCGGCGGCAATATATTATCCACCCCATCATCATGTGTATCGCCTTTGCCCTATGGTTGCCCTTTGCGCTTTATGTCCCGCATTTTGCGGTGGATTTCTCCCCATTTTGGCGCGTACCAATAATGTTTATTTTCTCCATTGGCCCACCATTTTTCATTATCGCTGCACAGGCCCCCTTAATGCAAATATGGTTCAGCCGCACCGCGCCATTGGCCAATCCCTACCCCCTATATGCGGCATCAAATTTGGGCAGTTTTTTCGGCCTTTTATCCTATCCTTTTTTAATTGAGCCCTTTTTTGCGCTTTCAACACAAAAAAATATATGGGCGATTGGCGGCTGCCTGCTTCTTTTATTGGTTTGTGTCCTTGCATGGCGCACATATTTACATGACAAAATATCGGATAATAAGAACAATGCTCCAGACCGCCCTTTAAAGGTGACGGAGGAAAATTCACCCAATATTATCACATGGAAAAAACGCCTATTATGGCTGGCCCTGTCGGCCATTCCGTCCGCATTCATGCTATCCACCACCACCCATATCAGCACGGATATTATTGCCATGCCCATGCTGTGGGTGCTGCCGCTCGCCCTCTATCTGCTCAGCTTCACCATCGCCTTTTCCGATCGGCAAGCCATGGCCAATATTATCGCCATTCTTGCCCCATGGATGATATTGGCGGCGGGCGCGATTATATTTTATCTCGATAGCCGCGCCAATTATTATTCCTTATTATTCAGCCCGCTTTTATTATTGATATTGGCCACGGCGCTGCACCAACGATTATATACCCTGCGCCCCGATGCTTCTTCGCTGACCATATTTTATTTATGGATGGCAGCGGGCGGTGCATTGGGCGGTATTTTTGCCGCATTGATTGCGCCGTTAATTTTTGATTGGACGTGGGAACATCCTTTATTGCTTATATGCGGGGCAATATTGCTACGTCCCATGTTGATTTTTGGCCTGCCGCGCCATGATAATGGGGCAGTGGAGTCCAGCCAGATTGTGACGATAATCTTCTCCTTTGTCGCGCTTGCCCTTGCCCTCATTTTCACCCGTCCATTTTTCGGCCTGAATGGACAAAGCCAAATATTTCTCATGCTGGTCATGTGGGTAATTGGTATAATTTCCTTTGGCAGTAGGCCCGCCTTCATCATCTCTCTTGCCGCGTTAATGATTGCATCGGGCGCGGATTATATGTTTGATAAAAGCTGGCATGGGCAAAGAGTACGCAGTTATTTTGGTATTTATACTATTGATCAATCGCCCAGCGGCAATGCCCGTTGGTTGACCCATGGCACGACATTACATGGCACTCAATTGGTTAATCGCCCCACCCTGCCGACCAGCTATTACAACCCGAAATCGGGTGTCGGCCTGGCCCTTGCGGCGGCCCCATCGCTTTATACCCGGCCCAATATTGCCGTGGTTGGATTGGGGTCGGGCACTTTATCCTGTTATAAAAAACCCGAACAAAAATGGACATTTTTTGAAATTGATCCAGTGGTGGCCAAAATTGCACAGGATAAAAGGATATTTTCTTTCCTGCATCGCTGTGCGCCCGATGCCAATATCATCATTGGCGATGCGCGCATATCATTGGGGCAAATATCCGATGGGCAATATGATATTTTGGTTATTGATGCCTTTTCATCCGATTCCATTCCCATACATTTATTAACGCAAGAGGCGTTTCAGCTTTACCGCCGCGTGCTGCGTAAAAATGGCATGTTAATTGTCCATATATCCAACCGATATTTTAATTTAGAGCCCGTTTTGGCAGCCGAGGCACAGGGCAAAAAATGGTTCACCGCCAAAAATGATTATAGCCCAACCGATTTGGAAAATAGCCGCGATGGATATCAATCCTCCACTTGGGTGGTGATGGTAAAGGATGAACGCAAGCTTCGTGAATTGGAATTGGCCGCGCAAAAATTACCAAATGCTGCCTCAAAAACATCAAATCATAACGAACAGTGGATTTTATTAAATGATAGGAATAAAGAGGCGTGGCGCGATGATTATTCACCCGTGCTAAAATTGCTTAATGTCGGGAATTTTTAA
- the serA gene encoding phosphoglycerate dehydrogenase, producing the protein MTKPKILISDKMDPRAAEVFRERGCEVDEITGKTPEELMAIIGDYDGLAIRSSTTVTEEILAAATNLKVVGRAGIGVDNVNIPAASARGVVVMNTPFGNSITTAEHAIALMFALARQLPEADTSTQAGKWEKNRFMGVELTGKTLGLIGAGNIGGIVASRALGLKMKVVAFDPFLTPERAVEMGIEKVDLDGLLSRADFITLHTPLTDDTRNILSKENLAKTKKGVRIINCARGGLIDEAALKEALDSGHVAGAALDVFAKEPAKESPLFGTPNFICTPHLGASTNEAQVNVAIQVAEQLSDYLVNGGVTNALNMPSLSAEEAPKLKPYMALAENLGTLLGQLNAQEIESIAIEVEGAAAELNIKPITGAVLAGLMRRYSDTVNMVNAPYLAKERGLNVAEVRHEREGDYHTLLRVTAKTSEGEKSVAGTLFANKAPRLVEIFGIKVEADLAGHMLYIVNEDAPGFIGSIGSTLGEAGLNIGTFHLGRRNAGGEAVLLLSIDSPIEEAVLWNVCKLPGVKTVKALNF; encoded by the coding sequence ATGACAAAACCAAAAATCCTTATCTCCGATAAAATGGACCCCCGCGCTGCAGAAGTATTTCGTGAGCGTGGATGCGAAGTGGACGAAATTACGGGTAAAACCCCCGAAGAATTAATGGCAATTATTGGCGACTATGACGGCCTAGCCATTCGCAGTTCAACCACGGTGACCGAAGAAATTTTGGCCGCCGCCACCAATTTAAAAGTGGTGGGCCGTGCGGGCATAGGTGTTGACAATGTTAATATTCCCGCCGCATCGGCGCGCGGTGTGGTGGTGATGAACACACCATTTGGCAATAGCATCACCACCGCAGAACATGCCATTGCATTAATGTTCGCGCTGGCCCGCCAATTGCCAGAGGCCGATACATCAACACAGGCCGGTAAATGGGAAAAAAACCGTTTCATGGGCGTGGAATTGACCGGCAAAACTTTAGGTTTAATCGGCGCGGGTAATATTGGCGGCATTGTGGCCAGCCGTGCATTGGGATTAAAAATGAAGGTGGTGGCATTTGACCCATTTTTAACCCCCGAACGCGCGGTGGAAATGGGCATTGAAAAGGTGGATTTGGACGGGCTATTATCCCGCGCAGATTTCATCACCCTGCACACCCCATTAACCGATGATACCCGCAATATATTAAGCAAGGAAAATCTGGCCAAAACCAAAAAGGGCGTTCGGATTATCAATTGTGCACGTGGCGGCTTAATTGACGAAGCGGCGTTGAAAGAGGCATTGGACAGCGGCCATGTTGCAGGCGCAGCCTTGGACGTTTTTGCCAAAGAACCAGCGAAAGAAAGCCCGCTATTCGGCACGCCAAATTTCATTTGCACCCCGCATTTGGGAGCATCGACCAATGAAGCGCAGGTAAATGTCGCCATACAGGTGGCCGAACAATTATCCGATTATTTGGTGAATGGCGGCGTGACCAATGCGTTAAATATGCCCAGCCTGTCGGCCGAAGAAGCACCAAAATTAAAGCCATATATGGCGCTGGCTGAAAATTTGGGCACATTGCTTGGCCAATTAAATGCGCAAGAAATTGAATCCATCGCGATTGAAGTGGAGGGCGCGGCCGCTGAATTAAATATTAAACCCATTACTGGTGCGGTTTTGGCCGGATTGATGCGACGTTATTCCGACACGGTCAATATGGTCAATGCGCCATATTTGGCCAAAGAGCGCGGGTTAAATGTGGCAGAGGTTCGTCATGAGCGCGAAGGCGATTATCACACATTATTGCGCGTGACCGCCAAAACAAGCGAAGGCGAAAAATCGGTTGCCGGCACATTATTCGCCAATAAAGCGCCGCGTTTGGTTGAAATTTTCGGCATTAAGGTGGAGGCTGATTTGGCCGGACATATGCTTTATATTGTCAATGAAGATGCGCCGGGCTTTATCGGGTCAATTGGTTCAACCCTTGGCGAGGCGGGGCTGAATATCGGCACATTCCACCTTGGCCGCCGCAATGCGGGCGGGGAGGCGGTATTGCTGCTTTCCATTGATAGCCCGATTGAAGAAGCCGTATTGTGGAATGTTTGCAAATTGCCGGGCGTTAAAACGGTAAAGGCGCTGAATTTCTAA
- a CDS encoding prephenate dehydratase has translation MENYPKIAQKLVDEMTKAAALSPEKTVSFQGAPGANSHLAAINYFPDGLPLPCFSFEDAIDAVKDGIADHAIIPIENSLHGRVADIHFLLPESGLSIVGEYFMPIQHCLMAKSAALSINAAISHPQALGQCRLYLRRKNIKPISYADTAAAAALVADMDMADNQNGQNGQNGQNSAAIAPSLAAKLYGLSIIEQGIEDADHNMTRFVVLAREAAKYNQNNAQQHVMTTFIFEVKNIPAALYKAMGGFATNGVNMTKLESYQLGGSFSATEFYADIVGAPGDEAVDRALAELAFHCKKLRILGTYPMARKRG, from the coding sequence ATGGAAAATTATCCTAAAATTGCGCAAAAATTGGTCGATGAAATGACCAAGGCTGCTGCATTATCGCCCGAAAAAACCGTTTCTTTTCAAGGGGCACCGGGTGCAAATTCGCATTTGGCCGCGATAAATTATTTTCCAGATGGCCTGCCCTTGCCCTGTTTTTCATTCGAAGACGCGATTGATGCGGTAAAGGATGGCATTGCCGACCATGCGATTATCCCCATTGAAAACAGCCTGCATGGCCGCGTAGCCGACATTCATTTTCTATTGCCCGAATCCGGTTTATCGATTGTGGGCGAATATTTTATGCCGATACAGCATTGTTTAATGGCGAAATCGGCGGCGCTTTCCATTAACGCCGCGATAAGCCACCCACAGGCGCTTGGCCAATGTCGTTTATATTTACGCCGCAAAAATATTAAACCCATTTCCTATGCCGATACAGCAGCGGCGGCGGCATTGGTCGCGGATATGGATATGGCGGATAATCAAAATGGGCAAAATGGGCAAAATGGACAAAATAGCGCGGCCATCGCGCCCAGCCTGGCGGCAAAATTATATGGTCTCAGCATTATTGAACAGGGAATAGAGGATGCAGATCATAATATGACCCGTTTTGTCGTTCTGGCGCGGGAGGCAGCAAAATATAACCAAAATAATGCGCAGCAACATGTGATGACCACCTTTATTTTTGAGGTAAAAAATATCCCCGCTGCATTATATAAGGCAATGGGCGGATTTGCCACAAATGGGGTGAATATGACCAAATTGGAAAGTTACCAATTGGGGGGAAGTTTTTCCGCAACCGAATTTTACGCCGATATTGTCGGCGCACCGGGCGATGAGGCGGTGGACCGCGCCTTGGCCGAATTGGCATTTCATTGCAAAAAATTGCGCATTTTGGGCACATATCCCATGGCGCGTAAACGCGGATAG